One genomic window of Verrucomicrobiota bacterium includes the following:
- the panB gene encoding 3-methyl-2-oxobutanoate hydroxymethyltransferase: MSSPKITADEIRRWKGHRRIAALTAYDYPTARLLDESGIPVILVGDSLGMMVLGYPDTTHVTLEDMEHHVRAVSRARPSGLIVADLPIGTYDSPHAALAHARRLVAAGAAAVKAEGGRAIVDSVRAIVAGGIPYMGHLGMLPQSVLEEGGYKIKGRSEIEHQALLEDARALEKAGAFSMVLELVTPPVAEEITARCSIPTLGIGCRTACDGQILVMHDLAGLFPWFTPRFVTPMASCAAEMRRAFTQWRREVESSPSPPAAQPPSTP; this comes from the coding sequence ATGAGTTCGCCGAAAATCACCGCCGATGAAATCCGCCGTTGGAAAGGCCATCGCAGGATCGCCGCCCTCACCGCCTACGACTACCCCACCGCCAGATTGCTGGATGAATCAGGCATTCCGGTCATTCTGGTCGGCGATTCCCTCGGCATGATGGTCCTCGGTTATCCCGATACCACTCATGTGACGTTGGAGGACATGGAGCATCACGTTCGGGCCGTATCCCGCGCGCGCCCCTCCGGACTGATTGTCGCCGATCTTCCAATCGGAACTTATGATTCTCCCCACGCCGCGCTCGCTCACGCGCGGCGCCTCGTGGCGGCCGGTGCCGCCGCCGTCAAAGCCGAGGGAGGAAGAGCCATCGTGGATTCCGTTCGCGCCATCGTTGCAGGAGGCATCCCCTACATGGGCCACTTGGGCATGCTTCCGCAAAGCGTCCTCGAGGAAGGGGGTTACAAGATCAAAGGCCGCTCGGAAATTGAACATCAGGCGTTGCTCGAAGACGCGCGAGCCTTGGAGAAAGCGGGCGCTTTTTCCATGGTGCTCGAATTGGTCACCCCGCCCGTGGCCGAAGAAATCACCGCCCGTTGCAGCATCCCCACGCTCGGCATTGGCTGCCGTACCGCCTGCGATGGCCAGATTCTGGTCATGCACGATCTGGCGGGTCTGTTTCCCTGGTTCACGCCCCGGTTCGTCACTCCCATGGCCTCCTGCGCGGCCGAAATGCGCCGTGCCTTCACCCAGTGGCGAAGGGAAGTGGAGTCCTCTCCCTCGCCGCCCGCAGCCCAGCCGCCCTCAACACCATGA
- a CDS encoding (Fe-S)-binding protein, translating to MSAIPARFLDERKSMACVHCGLCLGSCPTYLETGNENDSPRGRIHLMRAVQDGRMELADEPIRHLDTCLGCRACETACPSGVAYGELLEHTRHFIEGRHTRSWPERWLRDVLIERVFPYPERMDLALRPAQWLRAAGMEKWLPERARTMVELLPKQSSWRTLPAFSPAEGEVKGTLGMLSGCVMQVLFGDTHQHTIRLLNRSGWNVVVPPAQSCCGALHSHAGKLELARDSARRNIEVFEQARVDAVVVNAAGCGSAMKGYASLFEERDEWCERARRFASKVRDLSEVLDFTRFVAGPWRRGKVTFHDACHLAHAQGITRQPRQWVRKVAGEHYVELPEAEVCCGSAGSYNLTELEMAARLQRRKVEKIGATGALTVVTSNPGCQMQIEAGLRNMGYPQVRVMHLADFLAEAVLAADL from the coding sequence ATGAGTGCCATTCCTGCGAGATTTCTGGACGAACGGAAGTCCATGGCTTGCGTTCATTGCGGATTGTGCCTGGGCTCTTGTCCGACCTATCTGGAGACTGGCAACGAAAACGATTCGCCCCGCGGGCGGATTCATTTGATGCGGGCGGTGCAGGATGGACGGATGGAACTGGCGGACGAGCCGATTCGCCATCTCGACACGTGTCTGGGTTGCCGCGCGTGTGAGACGGCCTGCCCCAGTGGCGTGGCTTACGGCGAATTGCTGGAACATACCCGGCATTTTATCGAGGGCCGCCACACCCGGAGCTGGCCTGAAAGGTGGCTCCGCGATGTGTTGATCGAGCGGGTGTTCCCGTATCCAGAGCGCATGGACCTGGCCCTGCGCCCGGCCCAATGGTTGCGCGCGGCGGGCATGGAAAAATGGCTGCCGGAACGGGCGCGAACGATGGTCGAATTGCTGCCGAAACAGAGTTCATGGCGGACCCTGCCTGCTTTCTCCCCGGCGGAAGGAGAAGTGAAGGGAACGCTGGGAATGCTTTCGGGCTGTGTCATGCAGGTCCTCTTTGGCGACACCCATCAACACACCATTCGGTTGCTCAATCGATCGGGTTGGAATGTGGTGGTGCCGCCGGCTCAGTCCTGTTGCGGAGCGCTCCATTCGCACGCCGGCAAGCTGGAGCTGGCAAGGGACAGTGCGCGGCGAAACATCGAGGTCTTCGAGCAAGCCAGGGTGGACGCGGTCGTCGTGAACGCCGCGGGCTGCGGGTCCGCGATGAAAGGATATGCTTCTTTATTCGAGGAGCGGGATGAGTGGTGCGAACGCGCCCGGCGGTTCGCCTCCAAGGTTCGGGATCTTTCGGAGGTTTTGGACTTCACACGTTTCGTGGCGGGGCCGTGGCGGAGGGGTAAAGTGACTTTTCACGATGCATGTCACCTGGCCCATGCCCAGGGCATTACCCGGCAGCCGAGGCAGTGGGTTCGCAAAGTGGCGGGAGAACATTACGTCGAGCTTCCGGAGGCGGAAGTGTGTTGTGGCAGCGCGGGAAGTTACAATTTGACCGAGCTTGAAATGGCCGCCCGATTGCAGCGGCGGAAAGTGGAGAAGATTGGCGCGACAGGCGCTCTCACCGTGGTGACTTCGAATCCCGGCTGCCAGATGCAAATTGAAGCGGGATTGAGAAACATGGGTTACCCTCAGGTTCGGGTCATGCATCTCGCGGATTTTCTGGCGGAAGCAGTCCTGGCGGCTGATTTGTGA
- the moaC gene encoding cyclic pyranopterin monophosphate synthase MoaC yields MKTFTHLDATGEARMVDVTRKPPMSREAVAEGQIRLSPATLELIESNSIAKGNVLATARLAGIMAAKRTGEWIPLCHPLALTGCEVGFEFPSTRDRIVIRASTRVVGPTGVEMEALTAVAATALSIYDMCKAVDKAMEIGSIRLLSKTKEPFQPPD; encoded by the coding sequence ATGAAGACGTTCACCCACCTCGATGCCACCGGCGAAGCCCGCATGGTGGACGTTACGCGCAAACCCCCGATGTCGCGCGAAGCCGTGGCCGAAGGCCAGATTCGACTTTCGCCTGCCACGCTCGAACTCATTGAATCCAACTCGATTGCTAAGGGAAACGTCCTCGCCACCGCGCGACTCGCCGGAATCATGGCCGCCAAGCGCACCGGCGAATGGATTCCGCTTTGCCATCCCCTGGCCCTGACCGGCTGTGAAGTTGGATTCGAGTTTCCGAGCACCCGGGATCGCATCGTGATTCGCGCCTCCACCCGCGTCGTGGGCCCCACCGGCGTCGAAATGGAAGCCCTCACCGCCGTCGCCGCGACCGCTCTGTCGATCTACGACATGTGCAAAGCGGTGGATAAAGCGATGGAAATCGGGTCCATCCGATTACTCTCCAAAACCAAGGAGCCTTTTCAACCTCCCGACTAA
- a CDS encoding NAD(P)/FAD-dependent oxidoreductase: MPSVDRTDFYDVVVLGGGSAGYAAARTAYAQGRKVAVVEGAAEVGGLCILRGCMPTKALLQAAEVQHLVRKSPLWGVRGKAGPPNFRAVMARKDFLIEDFARYRRDQLTDGRFDFLRHAARFRNPSEIELDSGRVIRASSFIIATGSTQAVPDLPGLREAGYWTSDDALALRKLPKSILVLGGGAVAVEFAQFFARMGVEVTLVQRSAQLLKDFDPDAADVLLQVFQREGMRVYTRTRLQSAGRTQDGARFVEFLHEEKLVRVEAEQILFALGRMPATQSLELERAEVATDSGRIRTNAEMRTTQPHIFAAGDCTGPFEIVNVAIQQGEIAAWNASHPDRPRSIDYRLVSHVVFTDPPLAMTGMTETKAQSIGMAVRTARYPFSDHGKSMIMDALDGFVKLLTDATNGEIVGACCVGPMGGELIHEIVVAMSQHLTAAQLAAIPHYHPTLAEIWTYPAEELS, translated from the coding sequence ATGCCGAGTGTGGATCGCACCGACTTCTATGACGTCGTCGTGCTGGGTGGAGGCAGCGCGGGTTACGCCGCCGCCCGCACCGCTTATGCCCAGGGCCGGAAGGTGGCCGTGGTGGAAGGAGCGGCGGAGGTCGGCGGATTGTGCATCCTGCGCGGTTGCATGCCCACCAAAGCGTTGCTTCAGGCCGCCGAAGTGCAGCACCTCGTGCGCAAATCGCCCTTGTGGGGCGTGCGAGGCAAAGCCGGCCCGCCCAATTTCCGGGCGGTCATGGCTCGAAAAGATTTCTTGATCGAAGACTTTGCCCGTTATCGCCGTGATCAACTCACCGATGGACGCTTCGATTTTCTTCGCCACGCGGCACGCTTTCGCAACCCGTCGGAAATTGAGTTGGACTCCGGGAGGGTCATTCGCGCCTCCTCCTTCATCATCGCCACGGGCAGCACCCAGGCCGTGCCGGACCTGCCCGGGCTTCGGGAGGCGGGGTACTGGACGAGCGACGACGCCCTGGCCCTGCGCAAACTTCCGAAATCGATCCTCGTGCTGGGGGGAGGAGCGGTCGCTGTGGAATTCGCCCAATTTTTCGCCCGCATGGGTGTCGAGGTGACGCTGGTGCAGCGCAGTGCGCAACTGCTCAAGGATTTCGATCCCGACGCGGCCGACGTTTTGCTTCAAGTTTTTCAAAGGGAGGGAATGCGCGTTTATACCCGCACCCGCTTGCAATCGGCCGGCCGCACGCAGGACGGAGCGCGGTTCGTGGAATTCTTGCACGAGGAAAAGCTCGTTCGGGTGGAAGCCGAGCAGATCCTGTTCGCCCTCGGACGGATGCCCGCCACCCAAAGTCTGGAATTGGAGAGGGCGGAGGTGGCCACCGACTCGGGCCGGATCAGGACGAATGCCGAGATGCGGACCACCCAACCGCATATCTTCGCGGCGGGTGATTGCACCGGCCCGTTCGAAATCGTCAATGTCGCCATCCAGCAGGGGGAAATCGCCGCCTGGAATGCCTCGCATCCGGATCGTCCGCGCTCGATCGATTACCGCCTGGTCAGCCACGTGGTTTTTACAGACCCTCCGTTGGCCATGACGGGCATGACCGAAACGAAGGCTCAATCGATCGGCATGGCGGTTCGCACCGCCCGTTACCCTTTTTCGGACCATGGCAAATCGATGATCATGGACGCCCTCGACGGATTCGTGAAACTGCTGACCGACGCCACCAATGGCGAGATTGTCGGAGCTTGCTGCGTGGGGCCGATGGGAGGCGAACTGATCCATGAGATCGTCGTGGCGATGTCCCAGCACCTGACCGCGGCCCAACTGGCGGCGATTCCCCACTACCATCCAACCCTGGCTGAAATCTGGACTTACCCCGCAGAAGAACTTTCATGA
- a CDS encoding FAD-binding oxidoreductase: MRTAVSAPSLESLRRQCVESCTRKVPPEKLDVSGLQSVREYHPEDMTVTVESGLAWSALGDVLGAHGQWIPVDPVHPERVTVEDVVSRNLSGPRRCGYGTIREHLIGMEALLADGRLIHAGGRVVKNVAGFDLHRLWVGSGRSLGILIAATFRLRPRPEKTVYLTHEFANVSKMIEAVERWRSMPLEPVVLDAYGGSLMGLQEPRCQVVVAFEGDGPAVDWQSAQLPELKMISPEGLDYESVFRHQGVPGGGEGSCQRGSVPPADLLRLLERAGRSAWLARVADGVVYARSPEPAFLELGRPAPDPVAERLRNEVREAFDPLGLWKHQDA, translated from the coding sequence ATGAGAACGGCTGTGAGTGCTCCCAGCCTTGAATCGTTGCGGCGGCAATGCGTGGAAAGCTGCACCCGCAAGGTGCCGCCGGAGAAACTCGACGTCAGCGGCCTGCAATCGGTGCGCGAGTACCATCCCGAGGACATGACGGTCACCGTCGAGTCGGGGCTCGCGTGGTCGGCCTTGGGCGACGTGCTTGGAGCACATGGACAGTGGATTCCGGTGGATCCGGTTCATCCGGAGCGTGTCACTGTGGAGGACGTGGTTTCCAGAAACCTGTCGGGCCCACGTCGCTGTGGGTATGGCACGATTCGCGAGCATTTGATCGGGATGGAGGCGTTGCTGGCGGATGGCCGATTGATTCATGCGGGAGGGCGTGTGGTGAAGAACGTGGCGGGATTTGATTTGCACCGGCTTTGGGTGGGGAGCGGACGGTCTTTGGGAATTCTCATTGCGGCGACCTTTCGTCTGCGGCCCCGGCCGGAGAAAACGGTTTATTTGACCCACGAGTTCGCAAATGTTTCCAAGATGATTGAAGCGGTCGAGCGGTGGAGATCAATGCCCCTGGAACCCGTGGTCTTGGACGCCTACGGCGGGAGTCTGATGGGCCTGCAGGAACCACGCTGCCAGGTTGTGGTGGCTTTCGAGGGCGACGGACCCGCCGTGGATTGGCAATCCGCGCAGTTGCCTGAATTGAAGATGATTTCACCCGAAGGTCTCGATTACGAATCGGTCTTTCGTCATCAAGGCGTGCCGGGTGGCGGAGAGGGTTCTTGCCAACGCGGATCGGTCCCTCCAGCGGATTTGCTCCGGTTGCTGGAGCGGGCGGGCCGCTCCGCTTGGCTGGCGCGGGTCGCGGACGGGGTGGTTTATGCGAGGAGTCCGGAGCCGGCCTTCTTGGAACTTGGCCGGCCCGCGCCCGATCCCGTTGCGGAGCGACTGCGGAACGAAGTGCGCGAGGCGTTCGATCCCTTGGGACTGTGGAAGCATCAAGACGCATGA